In the Bacillus shivajii genome, one interval contains:
- a CDS encoding ComE operon protein 2 produces MERISWHQYFMAQSHLLALRSTCTRLMVGATIVRDKRIIAGGYNGSISGGKHCIEDGCYVIDNHCVRTIHAEINALLQCAKFGVPTDGAEIYVTHFPCLNCCKSLIQAGIKKVFYASDYKNHEYAIELFEAAGVDVEQVELEEMILDRNSEEKLKFTADILNRLEQLGLPSDELQKLKEVANNLYTSN; encoded by the coding sequence TTGGAACGGATTTCATGGCATCAATATTTTATGGCACAAAGTCATTTGCTCGCATTAAGGAGTACGTGTACAAGACTTATGGTTGGAGCAACAATCGTAAGAGATAAACGAATTATTGCAGGTGGATATAATGGCTCAATCTCAGGGGGAAAACATTGTATTGAAGATGGTTGCTACGTAATTGATAATCATTGTGTACGAACCATTCATGCAGAAATTAATGCATTATTACAATGCGCAAAATTTGGTGTCCCAACTGATGGTGCAGAAATATACGTAACTCACTTTCCTTGTTTGAATTGTTGTAAATCACTTATTCAAGCGGGAATAAAAAAAGTATTTTACGCATCTGACTACAAAAATCATGAGTATGCGATTGAACTATTCGAAGCTGCTGGTGTTGATGTTGAGCAAGTGGAACTTGAAGAAATGATTTTAGACAGAAATAGTGAAGAAAAGCTTAAATTTACAGCTGATATTTTAAATCGCCTCGAGCAACTTGGATTACCTTCGGATGAACTTCAAAAATTAAAAGAGGTAGCAAATAACTTGTATACGTCTAATTAA
- a CDS encoding Lrp/AsnC family transcriptional regulator, whose translation MDQTDIQLLEILQEDGRITISDLSKKLSLSRPSVTERLIRLKEQGIIHKISARVSPDSVGRKVMLFIQVSEITIPYHEFEEKVKNHPDILECHKVTGMVNYILKAAVNDMDHLGKLIDHFIPFANINTSIVLNSPVEERSILPSING comes from the coding sequence ATGGACCAAACAGATATTCAGTTACTCGAAATTCTCCAAGAGGATGGCAGAATAACGATTAGTGACTTATCTAAAAAATTATCATTAAGTAGACCAAGTGTTACAGAACGTTTAATAAGGCTGAAAGAACAAGGTATTATACATAAAATTAGTGCAAGAGTATCTCCAGACTCTGTTGGTAGGAAGGTGATGTTATTTATTCAAGTGAGTGAAATTACAATTCCATATCATGAATTTGAAGAAAAAGTAAAAAATCACCCAGATATTTTGGAATGCCATAAAGTTACCGGAATGGTGAACTATATATTGAAAGCAGCTGTCAACGATATGGATCATTTAGGAAAGCTAATTGATCATTTCATTCCATTTGCTAATATCAATACATCGATTGTTTTAAATTCTCCTGTTGAAGAGAGAAGCATTTTACCGTCTATAAACGGATAA